A single Hippocampus zosterae strain Florida chromosome 1, ASM2543408v3, whole genome shotgun sequence DNA region contains:
- the atp11c gene encoding phospholipid-transporting ATPase 11C isoform X3 has translation MLRRSLNRLLKGDERRVDSRTIYVGHRPCSASEPFIPPKFCDNRIVSSKYTVWNFLPKNLFEQFRRIANFYFLIIFLVQVIVDTPTSPVTSGLPLCFVITVTAIKQGYEDWLRHKADNEVNKYPVTVLENGLRLRKESEKIKVGDVLEVAEEETFPCDLILLRSSRDDDTCFVTTASLDGESNHKTHYTVPDIEKDLESLSATLECEQPQPDLYKFIGRMHIYKSNQEPAVRSLGPENLLLKGATLKNTEKVCGVAIYTGMETKMALNYQGKSQKRSAVEKSINAFLLVYLCILVSKALVCTTLKYVWQSKPGQDEPWYNEKTQKVRDTNLYLKMFTDFLSFMVLFNFIIPVSMYVTVEMQKFLGSFFITWDKDFFDPEIKEGALVNTSDLNEELGQVEYVFTDKTGTLTQNNMEFIECCIDGFQYKHRDVDSEVDGFCVTDGPVNSLKEKAGREREELFLRALCLCHTVQVKESPDPSQVQDGRMAEQVDAIVLPRVLHRVPLDERGFIASSPDEVALVKGAMRYGFTFLGLESKAMKILNRSHEIEVYDLLHVLNFDPVRRRMSVIVKCKSGDIVLFCKGADSSIFPRVRQEEVEPIRVHVERNAKEGYRTLCVAYKLLGTEEYARVDADLREARLALQGREEKLMAVYNEVETGMSLIGATAVEDRLQEEAAETMQALQGAGIKIWVLTGDKMETAKSTCFACRLFQMTTELLELTVRTLEEGGRKREERLHELLLEYHKKAVQDAPSVENGIDGNWSVSSHEYGFIIDGATLSMVLNSTDSNSSHYRTLFLQICQNCTSVLCCRMAPLQKAQIVKLVKNSKGSPITLSIGDGANDVSMILEAHVGIGIKGKEGRQAVRNSDYAIPKLKHLKKLLLAHGHLYYVRIAHLVQYFFYKNLCFILPQFLYQFFCGHSQQPLYDAAYLTMYNICFTSMPILAYSLLEQHISIQALLSNAPLYREIRKNAMLRWRPFLYWTLLGVFHGLVFFFGVRCLFRNSALQDDGQVYGNWSYGTIVFTVLVFTVTLKLALDTRHWTWINHFVIWGSLAFYVLFSFFWGGIIWPFLRQQRMYFVFATMLSSLSAWLVIIVLIVLSLLPEILLAVFRKPFTPFTQQLPDGDLLCTSRLQLWQPSLTSN, from the exons gTGATAGTGGACACCCCCACCAGTCCAGTCACCAGCGGCCTACCCTTATGTTTTGTGATTACAGTGACAGCGATCAAGCAG GGCTACGAAGACTGGCTAAGACACAAGGCTGACAATGAGGTGAACAAGTACCCTGTGACTGTGCTCGAAAACGGTCTGAGGCTACGGAAGGAGAGCGAGAAGATCAAG GTGGGAGATGTTTTGGAGGTAGCGGAAGAGGAGACCTTTCCCTGTGATTTAATCCTGCTTCGATCCAGCCGGGATGACGACACCTGTTTTGTTACCACTGCTAGTCTGGATGGTGAATCCAACCATAAA ACACACTACACTGTTCCAGACATAGAGAAGGATCTGGAATCCCTCAGTGCCACTTTAGAGTGTGAACAGCCCCAGCCTGACCTTTATAA GTTCATTGGCCGTATGCACATCTACAAAAGCAATCAAGAGCCTGCAGTGAG GTCTTTGGGCCCGGAGAACTTGCTGCTTAAAGGGGCAACTTTAAAGAATACTGAGAAAGTATGCG GTGTTGCCATTTACACTGGCATGGAGACCAAAATGGCTCTCAATTATCAGGGCAAGTCTCAGAAACGCTCTGCTGTGGAGAA GTCCATCAATGCCTTCCTTTTGGTGTACCTTTGCATTTTGGTGAGCAAGGCTCTGGTCTGCACAACGCTCAAGTATGTGTGGCAAAGCAAGCCTGGGCAGGATGAGCCTTGGTACAATGAGAAAACCCAGAAAGTGAGGGACACCAATCTG TATCTAAAGATGTTCACTGATTTCCTGTCATTCATGGTGCTCTTCAACTTCATCATTCCCGTGTCCATGTACGTGACGGTTGAAATGCAAAAGTTTTTGGGATCCTTTTTCATCACCTGGGATAAGGACTTTTTTGACCCTGAAATCAAGGAGGGGGCGCTCGTCAACACCTCCGATCTCAATGAGGAACTGGGACAG gtGGAGTATGTCTTCACAGACAAGACAGGGACCCTCACTCAGAATAACATGGAGTTCATTGAGTGCTGCATCGATGGATTCCAGTACAAGCACCGAGACGTGGACTCTGAAGTAGATGGATTTTGTGTCACAGATGGGCCCGTGAACAGTCTGAAGGAAAAAGCTGGCAGA GAACGCGAGGAGCTGTTTCTGCGCGCCCTTTGTCTTTGCCACACGGTCCAGGTGAAAGAGTCCCCCGACCCGAGTCAGGTCCAAGACGGCAGGATGGCCGAACAGGTAGATGCCATCGTACTCCCTCGGGTACTCCACCGTGTCCCTCTGGATGAGAGGGGCTTCATCGCATCCTCCCCTGATGAGGTTGCTCTGGTCAAAGGTGCCATGAG GTATGGCTTCACATTTCTGGGTCTGGAAAGTAAAGCCATGAAAATCCTCAACAGGAGCCATGAAATTGAAGT cTATGACCTGCTTCATGTGTTGAATTTTGACCCAGTGAGAAGACGAATGAGTGTAATTGTCAAATGCAAATCAG GTGATATTGTGCTCTTCTGCAAGGGAGCAGACTCCTCCATTTTTCCTCGCGTCAGACAGGAGGAAGTGGAACCGATACGTGTGCACGTGGAGCGGAATGCAAAG gaGGGCTACAGAACACTGTGTGTGGCTTACAAACTACTTGGCACAGAGGAGTATGCCCGGGTGGACGCGGACCTCAGGGAAGCTAGGCTGGCTCTGCAGGGCAGAGAGGAGAAGCTCATGGCTGTTTATAACGAGGTGGAGACGGGCATGAGTCTCATCGGGGCGACTGCTGTTGAAGATCG ACTTCAAGAGGAGGCCGCAGAAACTATGCAGGCTCTGCAGGGGGCCGGCATTAAGATCTGGGTCCTGACGGGAGACAAAATGGAGACGGCAAAGTCTACGTGTTTTGCCTGTCGCTTGTTTCAGATGACCACTGAGCTGTTGGAGCTAACGGTGCGCACTCTTGAAGAAGGAGGTCGGAAGCGCGAGGAACGGCTGCACGAGCTCTTACTTGAGTATCACAAGAAGGCGGTGCAGGATGCGCCATCTGTAGAAAATGGCATTGACGG GAACTGGTCGGTTTCCAGCCACGAATACGGTTTTATTATTGATGGAGCCACTCTATCAATGGTGCTTAACTCCACTGATTCCAACTCCAGCCACTACAGGACCCTCTTCCTGCAGATTTGTCAAAACTGCACCTCCGTGCTGTGCTGCCGCATGGCTCCATTGCAAAAAGCCCAG ATAGTAAAACTGGTGAAGAACTCGAAAGGCAGCCCGATTACCCTCTCCATTGGTGATGGTGCCAATGACGTCAGCATGATTTTGGAAGCTCACGTTGGCATTG GAATCAAGGGTAAAGAGGGTCGACAAGCGGTGAGGAACAGTGACTACGCCATCCCCAAACTCAAGCACCTGAAGAAACTCCTGCTGGCCCACGGGCATCTGTACTATGTTCGCATTGCACATTTAGTGCAGTATTTCTTCTACAAG AACCTGTGCTTCATCTTACCTCAGTTTTTGTACCAGTTCTTCTGCGGCCATTCCCAGCAG CCCCTCTATGATGCAGCCTATCTGACGATGTACAACATCTGCTTCACCTCTATGCCCATCCTGGCTTACAGCCTCTTGGAGCAGCACATCAGCATCCAGGCTCTGCTGAGCAATGCTCCTCTCTACAG agAGATTCGCAAGAATGCCATGTTGCGATGGAGGCCCTTCCTCTACTGGACGTTACTGGGGGTCTTCCACGGTTTGGTCTTCTTCTTCGGTGTCCGATGTTTGTTTCGAAATTCGGCCCTGCAAGATGACGGCCAG GTTTATGGGAACTGGTCATATGGCACAATCGTATTCACTGTCCTCGTCTTCACTGTCACACTAAAG CTTGCTCTGGACACACGGCACTGGACATGGATCAATCACTTTGTAATATGGGGCTCTCTTGCCTTTTACGTGCTTTTCAGCTTCTTCTGGGGGGGAATTATTTG GCCGTTTCTGAGGCAGCAGCgtatgtattttgtgtttgccaCCATGCTGAGTTCATTGTCAGCCTGGTTGGTCATCATCGTCCTCATCGTGCTCAGCCTCCTGCCAGAGATCCTTCTGGCCGTCTTCCGCAAGCCCTTCACCCCATTTACTCAGCAG CTGCCCGACGGTGACCTCCTGTGCACATCCAG GCTGCAGCTGTGGCAACCATCTCTTACAAGCAACTGA